One Devosia litorisediminis genomic window carries:
- a CDS encoding YdeI/OmpD-associated family protein, with protein sequence MAPVQVDPDKVRSFDSQAAFYDWLAVHHDSADELWIRIFKKASGMPTITAVQAIDVVLCWGWIDAIKKSWDDVSFVQRYCPRKPRSAWSQINRDNVARLIAEGQMTDHGLAHVAAAKADGRWDAAYSTTMDPPEDLLAAIATNPAAAATYGVLTAQNRFALTYRVINLKTAVARTRKITALVDMLARGETFHPQKAKP encoded by the coding sequence ATGGCGCCGGTCCAGGTCGACCCGGACAAGGTCCGCAGCTTTGACAGCCAGGCGGCATTTTACGACTGGCTGGCTGTCCATCACGACAGTGCTGACGAACTCTGGATCAGGATTTTCAAGAAGGCCAGCGGCATGCCGACCATTACGGCGGTGCAGGCCATTGATGTGGTGCTGTGCTGGGGCTGGATCGACGCGATCAAGAAGTCCTGGGACGATGTCTCGTTTGTGCAGCGCTATTGTCCGCGCAAGCCCAGGAGCGCCTGGAGCCAGATCAATCGCGACAATGTCGCGCGGCTCATCGCCGAAGGGCAGATGACCGATCACGGCCTGGCGCATGTCGCCGCTGCCAAGGCCGATGGCCGCTGGGATGCGGCCTATTCCACCACCATGGACCCGCCCGAGGACCTGCTGGCCGCGATTGCGACCAATCCCGCGGCCGCGGCCACCTATGGCGTGCTGACCGCGCAGAACCGCTTTGCACTGACCTATCGTGTCATCAATCTGAAAACCGCTGTCGCCCGCACCCGCAAGATCACCGCTCTGGTCGATATGCTGGCGCGTGGCGAGACCTTTCATCCGCAAAAGGCCAAGCCATGA
- a CDS encoding DUF1697 domain-containing protein — protein sequence MSRHFAFLRGINLGKRQIKMADLKTCLSGIGLRDIRTIVASGNVGFETDDDSNLQARMEAVIAKTFGFQVGVVLRSESEIATMLANAPFGQLDPQADLTRHVMLFDTPLPAGLALNDRPGHTEVVRIDVREIYLAGYRQPNGRYTEGMDDLGKQIEQQLGKDRLMTARNWNTIEKALK from the coding sequence ATGAGCCGCCATTTCGCCTTTCTGCGCGGCATCAATCTGGGCAAGCGCCAGATCAAGATGGCCGATCTGAAAACCTGTCTGAGCGGCATCGGGCTGCGGGACATCAGAACCATCGTGGCCAGCGGCAATGTCGGTTTCGAGACCGATGACGACAGCAATCTGCAGGCGCGCATGGAAGCGGTCATCGCCAAGACGTTCGGTTTTCAGGTTGGCGTGGTATTGCGCAGTGAGTCCGAGATCGCCACCATGCTGGCCAATGCGCCATTTGGCCAGCTCGACCCCCAGGCGGACCTGACGCGGCATGTGATGCTGTTTGACACCCCCCTGCCCGCCGGTCTGGCGCTCAATGATCGCCCCGGCCATACCGAGGTGGTGCGGATCGACGTGCGGGAAATCTATCTGGCAGGCTATCGTCAGCCCAATGGGCGCTATACCGAAGGCATGGACGATCTGGGCAAGCAGATCGAGCAACAGCTGGGCAAGGATCGGCTGATGACGGCCCGCAACTGGAACACCATCGAAAAGGCTCTCAAATGA